TTTCCCCGGTGACGATGCCGCGATGAAGCTGTTATATCTCGTGCTCAATCACGCGGCGGACGAATGGAAGCGCCCACCGCGCGAATGGGGTGAGGCCAAAAGTCAGTTCGCCGTAATCTTCGGTGAGCGCTTCGTCATCTAATGACGGTAACCGGCCTCCCGCACAAAATTCCTGACAGTCCCACTGACAGACACTAAATTCGATCATCGAGCCGCTGCTGCTGAACAAGCCGCGTGGGGTTGCCCGTGTAGATGATCGTTGGGTTCTGAACAGCATCCTCTGGCGGCTTCGGACCGGCTGCCCATGGGCCGAGGTGCCCGAGTGCTACGGCGACGACACCGTCGAACTCGGCCCTTAACGCGTCACTCCGCAAGAGCATCGTGATCGCCATCGAAGCAAGGAGTAGCGCATCCGCGATGTCATTCGGGACGACGCAGGCTTCGAGGCTCAGGGCGAGCAGAGCGAAAATACCATTGTCGGCTTCGCGTTTCCGCCTCCATCGCCTTGCATCGCCTTGCATCGGCGCGCCACGGGAACATGCATCCATCCCGGGTTACGCCGAGCGTGACGGAACTTTGCTCCTCAGTGCCCGAAGATGACCGTTCCGACGCATGGTTTGACCAGCTGAAAGCTGAGCTATGTCAGGACGGCAGGGGCGCGGGCCTGCAATTCCACGGCCGACCGGAGAATATTGATGCCCACATTGATCAGGACATCGGCAAAGATCGCAGTACCGCCGCCCGTGGCAGCCAAGTCGGAAGGCGGCGGGGCGCTTCAAGATTGGGCGTTCGGGCGGGTGGGCCGCGCCGGGGGAGTCCGTGCACCAGCCTTTACCAAGGCGTTCAAACACTCGCCTGCCTTCGAAGAGCAGAGGCCTTTGGCAGAATCGTGCTCCGCGGACCGGCGACGCAATGTGGACGGTCGATGTTTTTGTGGACTATGAACCTTGGGCCGCGATGCCTTTTCAAAGGAGTCGACTGATGAATCTGGTTCCTAAGCCAGAGTGGGGAAAGTATCTCGATCGGGTTTCCCGGGGCATGGTTGGGTTGCGAGCTGAGATTGAGGTCGCCTCGCTCGAACTCGGCGATCAGATCGAGGCGCAATACCTGCCGATTGCCGGCATCTTCTATGACCATAAGGACGACTTGGTGGGTGTGACGCTCGAGGGACTGGATCACATGATCCGCCACCCGCAATCGATCTACGTCGAAGAAAGCGGCGACGGCGTTGCGGCGATCGCCGTGATCGATGGCGACGGGACGAATCACCTCGTAAAGCTGAGGCGGCCGCTTGCGCTGCCCGCTCCCGACCAATGAACTCGTACCTTCAACAACCAAGGGGAAGATCATGAAACGCAGTTTTTTAGCCGCGACCGCGGCCTC
The window above is part of the Sphingomonas sp. JUb134 genome. Proteins encoded here:
- a CDS encoding DUF5335 domain-containing protein, coding for MNLVPKPEWGKYLDRVSRGMVGLRAEIEVASLELGDQIEAQYLPIAGIFYDHKDDLVGVTLEGLDHMIRHPQSIYVEESGDGVAAIAVIDGDGTNHLVKLRRPLALPAPDQ